One window of Cohnella hashimotonis genomic DNA carries:
- a CDS encoding L-arabinose isomerase family protein: MKPPKPLKIGLLPLYVRLYDDHWPELRERVDAFHHAIAGALRGKGLDVVAVPLCRVKPEFEEAIARFESESVDAVVTLHLAYSPSLESIGALAATKLPLVVLDTTPTYEFGPSQLPDEIMYNHGIHGVQDMCNLLLRRGKAFQIEAGHWSRSDVLDRVVAGVRAARLADGMRTAKVGRLGRPFAGMGDFEVPTDMLRKAIGIETVEFDLTDGRTTFAEITDAQIDAELESDRERFEIGELDERLYRQSTAACLKVRQWAEQHRLTAFTVNFMDITKSSGLPCMPFLEAGKAMDRGIGYAGEGDVLTAALVGALLSVYPDASFAEMFCPDWENNRIFVSHMGEMNLRAAAGKPVLLEKAFPFTDADAPVAAYAAFRGGQAVYACLAPAKDDGYTLILSEVEMLDTQGWDRMPEAIRGWFAPRLPVSEFLASFSRHGGIHHGVIVYGDAKPALERFGELMGWRVVSIG, from the coding sequence ATGAAACCGCCGAAGCCGCTGAAAATCGGGCTGCTGCCGCTGTACGTCCGGCTATATGACGATCATTGGCCCGAGCTTCGGGAAAGGGTGGACGCGTTCCATCACGCGATCGCCGGCGCGCTCCGCGGCAAAGGGCTCGATGTCGTCGCCGTCCCGCTCTGCCGGGTCAAACCGGAGTTCGAGGAAGCGATCGCCCGCTTCGAAAGCGAGTCCGTCGATGCCGTCGTGACGCTGCATCTGGCATATTCGCCTTCCCTGGAATCCATCGGCGCGCTGGCGGCCACGAAGCTTCCGCTTGTCGTGCTGGACACGACGCCGACATACGAATTCGGCCCGTCGCAGCTGCCGGACGAGATTATGTACAATCACGGCATACACGGCGTACAGGATATGTGCAACCTGCTGCTCCGGCGGGGCAAGGCATTCCAGATCGAAGCGGGGCACTGGTCGCGGTCGGACGTGCTGGATCGGGTCGTTGCAGGCGTAAGAGCCGCCCGCCTCGCCGATGGGATGCGAACGGCCAAGGTGGGCAGGCTGGGGCGCCCGTTTGCCGGCATGGGAGACTTCGAGGTACCGACCGACATGCTGCGCAAGGCGATCGGCATCGAGACCGTCGAATTCGACTTGACGGACGGCCGGACGACGTTCGCGGAAATAACGGACGCGCAGATCGACGCGGAACTCGAGTCAGACCGGGAACGCTTCGAGATCGGCGAGCTGGACGAGCGGCTATACAGGCAATCGACGGCAGCCTGCCTGAAGGTGCGGCAATGGGCGGAGCAGCACCGGCTGACCGCTTTTACCGTGAACTTCATGGACATTACGAAGTCGTCGGGCTTGCCCTGCATGCCTTTCCTGGAGGCCGGCAAAGCGATGGACCGCGGCATCGGTTATGCCGGCGAGGGCGATGTCCTGACCGCCGCGCTCGTAGGCGCGCTGCTCTCCGTCTATCCGGACGCTTCGTTCGCGGAGATGTTCTGTCCCGACTGGGAGAATAACCGAATTTTTGTGAGCCATATGGGAGAGATGAATCTCCGCGCCGCCGCCGGGAAGCCCGTGCTCCTGGAAAAGGCCTTTCCTTTTACGGACGCGGACGCGCCCGTCGCCGCCTATGCGGCATTCCGAGGCGGTCAAGCGGTGTATGCCTGCCTGGCGCCGGCCAAGGACGACGGCTATACGCTGATCCTATCCGAGGTGGAGATGCTGGATACGCAAGGGTGGGACCGGATGCCGGAGGCCATCCGCGGATGGTTCGCGCCTCGGCTGCCGGTGTCCGAATTTCTGGCGTCCTTCAGCCGGCACGGCGGCATCCATCATGGCGTCATCGTCTATGGCGATGCGAAGCCCGCGCTGGAGCGGTTCGGCGAGCTCATGGGCTGGAGGGTCGTGAGCATCGGGTGA
- a CDS encoding VOC family protein, whose translation MTDANIGSSAPGIVPHLWFDREAREAAAFYSSVFPDSAIKSVTTLRDTPSGDSDIVSFTVWGRPFMAISAGPLFKINPSVSFMVNFDPSLDDRAGELLDEIWDKLSDGGAPLMPLGEYPFSKRYGWIRDKYGVNWQLILTNPEGEPRPTIIPSLMFTGDNAGRAEEARELYLSVFERSRPGQLHRYGPGRAPDREGTVMFSDFMVENTWMTAMDSAHNHGFTFNEAVSLLVRCDTQAQIDAYWSALSADPQAEQCGWLKDKFGLSWQIAPAAMDDMMANGTPEQIARVTAAFMPMKKLDIAKLEQAYRG comes from the coding sequence ATGACTGACGCGAATATCGGCTCGTCCGCGCCCGGCATCGTCCCGCATCTGTGGTTCGATCGCGAGGCCAGGGAGGCTGCCGCATTTTACAGCTCCGTCTTCCCCGATTCCGCCATTAAGAGCGTGACGACGCTGCGCGATACGCCGTCGGGCGATTCCGACATCGTCTCGTTCACGGTCTGGGGCAGGCCTTTCATGGCGATCTCCGCAGGCCCGCTGTTCAAGATAAATCCGTCCGTGTCGTTTATGGTGAACTTCGATCCGTCGCTGGACGACCGCGCGGGCGAGCTGCTGGACGAGATCTGGGACAAGCTCTCCGACGGCGGCGCCCCGCTCATGCCGCTGGGCGAGTATCCGTTCAGCAAGCGATACGGCTGGATTCGGGACAAGTATGGCGTCAATTGGCAGCTCATTCTGACCAATCCCGAGGGAGAGCCCCGCCCGACGATCATTCCTTCTCTCATGTTCACCGGGGACAACGCCGGCAGAGCCGAGGAAGCGCGCGAGCTTTATCTGTCCGTGTTCGAACGTTCCCGCCCTGGCCAACTCCATCGTTACGGTCCCGGCAGAGCGCCGGATCGGGAGGGCACGGTCATGTTCAGCGACTTTATGGTGGAAAACACCTGGATGACCGCAATGGACAGCGCGCACAATCACGGCTTTACCTTCAACGAGGCGGTCTCCCTGCTCGTCCGCTGCGACACGCAGGCGCAGATCGACGCCTACTGGAGCGCCTTGTCCGCCGATCCGCAGGCCGAGCAGTGCGGCTGGCTCAAGGACAAGTTCGGCCTGTCGTGGCAGATCGCGCCTGCCGCGATGGACGACATGATGGCGAATGGCACGCCCGAGCAGATCGCGCGCGTGACCGCGGCATTTATGCCGATGAAGAAGCTCGATATCGCCAAGCTGGAGCAGGCATATCGCGGCTGA
- a CDS encoding amidohydrolase family protein: MSLFQIKEVDKAFYESKLQSFLPERIFDIHTHVWLDRIRIREANAPVRAVTWPSLVARDNSVEDLFETYRLMFPGKEVTPLLFSQVSLEYDIDAGNEYVRESAQKHGLPSFMVTKPGLSASEFEEGIEKGGFLGCKVYLNFADTCIPEKEIRIYDFLPPHHLEVLSKRGWAAMLHIPRDGRLKDPVNLMQMLEIERKYPGLRLIIAHVGRAYCPEDLGNAFEVLAETKNMVFDISANTNETVFRALIKAVGPKRILFGSDFPILRMRMRRIYENGHYVNLVPKGLYGDVSGDKNMREVDGEEAEALTFFMYEEIEAFRQASLAENLGKKDIEDVFYNNAFDLVNGIGKERRR; the protein is encoded by the coding sequence ATGAGCCTATTTCAGATCAAAGAAGTGGACAAGGCCTTTTACGAGAGCAAGCTGCAATCCTTCCTGCCCGAGCGGATTTTCGACATTCATACGCATGTATGGCTGGACCGCATCCGGATTCGCGAGGCGAACGCGCCCGTAAGAGCGGTGACCTGGCCCTCGCTCGTCGCCCGGGACAACTCGGTGGAGGATCTGTTCGAGACCTACCGCCTGATGTTTCCGGGAAAAGAGGTGACGCCGCTGCTGTTCTCCCAGGTCAGCCTGGAATACGATATCGACGCCGGCAACGAATATGTCCGCGAGAGCGCGCAGAAGCACGGGCTGCCTTCCTTTATGGTCACGAAGCCCGGACTCAGCGCCTCCGAGTTCGAAGAAGGCATCGAGAAGGGCGGATTTCTCGGCTGCAAGGTGTATCTGAACTTTGCCGACACCTGCATTCCGGAGAAGGAGATTCGCATTTACGACTTCCTGCCGCCTCATCATCTGGAGGTGCTGAGCAAGCGCGGCTGGGCCGCCATGCTGCATATTCCGAGAGACGGCCGCCTGAAGGATCCCGTCAATCTGATGCAAATGCTGGAGATCGAGCGGAAATATCCCGGGCTGAGGCTGATCATCGCGCATGTAGGCAGAGCGTATTGTCCGGAGGATCTCGGGAACGCGTTCGAGGTGCTGGCCGAAACGAAAAACATGGTGTTCGATATTAGCGCCAATACGAACGAGACCGTTTTTCGGGCGCTGATCAAGGCGGTCGGGCCGAAGCGCATACTGTTCGGCAGTGATTTCCCGATCCTGCGGATGCGGATGCGGCGGATTTACGAGAACGGCCATTACGTCAATCTGGTGCCGAAGGGCCTTTACGGCGACGTGTCGGGCGATAAAAACATGCGCGAGGTCGATGGCGAGGAAGCGGAAGCGTTGACCTTTTTCATGTACGAGGAGATCGAAGCGTTCCGGCAGGCGAGCCTCGCCGAGAACTTGGGGAAGAAGGATATCGAGGACGTCTTTTACAACAACGCCTTCGACCTGGTTAACGGAATCGGGAAGGAGAGGCGCCGATGA
- a CDS encoding xylulokinase, producing MSIRSDADRSEYRHRYTIGLDLGTSAVKGVLLSAAGEVVARARTETRLDAYPDGRVEFDAEALFGLTADAIRQLSAALPADGRVAGLCMASASGNTVLLNERGEPMRPAISWMDARVKDEMDVKLGKLTPAAVHERTGWPLLKAFPLAHLSWLSVHEPDLLKRSAKVGMSTEYMLYRLTGEWAIDPSQATTFYLQDQQTQVWHAPYLRALGIPEEKLPRLVATGSVLGRITDAASALTGLPAGTPVAAGCFDHPAAARGAGVLDEGGLLLSCGTSWVGFTPLSERSQVVGNGMLTDPFLQPNGPWGAMFSLPAIAVSVDRIVREYISDAPDRYESFSALAAAAAPGARGLLINPLLEAGTGRWKGVAASDLASAVMAGTAYLLQSHIDRLARAGIRFTSVTMVGGPSDTHPWPQIVADVLGVEVHTVNGSCAGAAGAALLATVAAGLYPDEREAFKQAAFPKLTRRPDREAHEIYVRQYEAFARRFPTE from the coding sequence ATGTCGATCCGTTCTGATGCCGACCGCTCCGAATACCGGCACCGCTATACGATCGGACTGGATCTTGGCACTTCCGCGGTCAAAGGCGTGCTCCTGTCCGCGGCGGGCGAGGTCGTAGCCAGGGCGAGGACAGAAACCCGGCTGGACGCATACCCGGACGGGCGAGTCGAGTTCGATGCGGAAGCCTTGTTCGGTCTGACTGCGGACGCGATCCGCCAATTGTCTGCTGCGCTGCCGGCGGACGGCCGCGTAGCGGGCTTATGCATGGCTTCGGCAAGCGGGAATACCGTGCTTTTGAACGAGCGGGGCGAACCGATGCGTCCGGCGATCAGCTGGATGGACGCGCGCGTCAAGGACGAGATGGATGTCAAGCTCGGCAAGCTGACGCCGGCGGCGGTTCACGAACGAACCGGTTGGCCGCTCCTTAAAGCGTTCCCGCTCGCCCACCTATCCTGGCTGTCCGTTCATGAGCCGGATTTGCTCAAGCGGTCGGCCAAGGTCGGCATGAGCACGGAATACATGCTGTACAGGCTGACGGGCGAGTGGGCGATCGATCCGTCGCAGGCAACGACCTTCTATTTGCAGGACCAGCAGACGCAGGTTTGGCATGCGCCATACCTGCGCGCGCTCGGCATACCTGAGGAAAAGCTGCCGCGCTTGGTCGCGACGGGATCGGTGCTGGGCCGCATCACTGACGCGGCTTCCGCGCTTACGGGGCTGCCGGCCGGCACGCCCGTGGCCGCCGGATGCTTCGATCACCCCGCTGCCGCGAGAGGGGCGGGCGTGCTGGACGAGGGCGGGCTGCTGCTCTCCTGCGGCACTTCGTGGGTGGGCTTCACGCCGCTGTCCGAACGAAGCCAAGTGGTCGGCAACGGCATGCTGACGGATCCGTTTCTGCAGCCGAACGGTCCTTGGGGCGCGATGTTCTCGCTGCCCGCAATCGCCGTATCGGTCGACCGGATCGTTCGCGAATACATCTCCGATGCCCCGGACAGGTACGAATCGTTCAGCGCGCTCGCCGCCGCCGCAGCGCCGGGAGCCCGCGGCCTCCTCATCAACCCCTTGCTCGAAGCCGGGACCGGCCGTTGGAAGGGCGTTGCCGCATCCGATCTCGCAAGCGCCGTAATGGCAGGCACGGCTTATCTCCTTCAATCGCACATCGATCGGCTCGCGCGAGCGGGCATCCGCTTTACGTCCGTCACGATGGTCGGCGGACCTTCGGACACGCATCCCTGGCCGCAGATCGTTGCCGACGTGCTCGGCGTTGAAGTCCATACGGTTAACGGATCTTGCGCCGGCGCCGCGGGAGCCGCGCTGCTGGCGACCGTGGCGGCCGGCCTGTATCCCGACGAGAGAGAAGCCTTCAAGCAAGCGGCGTTTCCGAAGCTGACGAGACGGCCGGATCGCGAGGCGCATGAGATCTATGTGCGGCAATACGAGGCGTTTGCCAGGCGATTCCCTACTGAATAA